The Oscillospiraceae bacterium nucleotide sequence GTTCATAGGGTTTGATCTGTGCGTTTACTTTGGGCACGGGCAGCAAATTCGTGAACATATCGTCCGTTTTCAGCCCCGCTTTCTTGCGCTCCAAAACGGCAAAGATGATGGTGATGACGCCGAAGGCCTGGAATGCGCCCGCCAAGGCGCCGCCGAGAATTTTGACGAGGGTCTCACCGACAAACAGATAAGTGACAGATCCCGGGTTCCATTCCAAAAAGGCGGCCAGCAGACCGGCAAAGGCGATGCCTGCCGCTGCGATGGGCAGAACCAACCGCAAAATCCGCCGATACAGCATCAGATAGGCCCCAGAGATCAGGGCTTTGTTTTCGTCTCCGCTGTATTTGGCAGCGAGTTCTTCGGGTGTGCCGAGTTCGGTCAGCACAGCGCGGATGTCGGCTTCAGCGGGGGTTTTATCGCCGCAGTGCGCTTCGAGCATTTCGGCGATTAGACCGTCGAGTTCTTTTTCCACATCGCTCCGCGCTTTTTCCGGCAGATAGCGCGTGACCGCATAGATATAACGTGCAATCAAATCATTTTGCATATCAAGTTCATCCTTTCTGATATTGAAACTAATTTCCCAAAATACGATTCAGGTCTGTTACAGTGGCTTGCCAATGGCTTTTCAATTCAGCCAATACGTCTTTGCCGAAGTCCGTGGTGTTGTAATATTTACGGGGCTTGGCGCCGTCGGTATTCCAGACGCTGAACAAAAGCCCCTGGCTTTCCAGCCGCCGCAAGAGCGGGTAGAGGGTGTTGGCTTCGATTGCAATGCCGGTATCAGCCAGTTCGGCGATCAGGTTGTAGCCGTAGGTCGGTTCACTGAGCTTGGCGAGTACGCAGAGGATCAGCGTCCCCCGGCGCAGTTCCAGTAAAAAACCGGATATGATTTCATCGCGTTCCATAATCATCACCTCACACACGATGTTGTAATTTGAATTATACAGTGTATCGCACACTATGTCAATAGAGAAAATAAAAAAATATTAAAAATTATTTTTTAGCAAAGAAAAACCCCGGGGGTTTTTCACGCTCAGGGGTCATTTGACTTCCAAAAGATAATGGGTTTCG carries:
- a CDS encoding PadR family transcriptional regulator; this encodes MERDEIISGFLLELRRGTLILCVLAKLSEPTYGYNLIAELADTGIAIEANTLYPLLRRLESQGLLFSVWNTDGAKPRKYYNTTDFGKDVLAELKSHWQATVTDLNRILGN